Genomic window (Alkalibacter saccharofermentans DSM 14828):
CTCATCAATAGTCTTGCCTTCAGGGAAAGTCACAATAACTGCATCGGGAAAGACTGCATCTCCGGAGAAAATCTTCTCGGCTATTTCTTCGGTGCTCATGGTCGGAGAAAGTTCATAGTAGCCTGCTTGAAGATTCGTGTAGTTTTCCAGCCTTGCATGGATTCTAAAGGCCAAAGCGTTTTTCACGAGACCTTCATCCTGAAGCTTGTCTGCAGCGGATGTGATGCTGCTTCCTTGGCGGACTTCAAATATGATGGATTCATCCTCCCTGGATACGGGACTTAACATGGAGCTGTATGCAATATAGGAGCTAGCCAAAGCGATGGCGGCAATGGCTATAAAACCTATTAAAAAATACCATGGTTTTTTACCGGGCATGTACATCACCTCTCGAATTTATGATATATTTATTGTTAATTGCCGCTGGATATCAGCCTGCAATATCATGATAACATAGAATTCTTATAAAAACATTTAAAATAAATGAAATGGTGATCTATGATATACTATTTAAAAATGCCGATAGGGCACCAAGTGTAGGAGAAGAAAAATGTATGAAAATGATGTAGATGAAAAGACACAATCCGCTTATATGGAATTTAGCCAATTGCTCAGGTATCACTATAAAAGACTTCACGTTCTTCTTGAGGAAATAAACATATACCCGGGACAGCCTCCTCTTTTATTCATACTTGACAAGGAAAAAGGTCTAAGTCAAAAGGAATTGGCTGAAAGGATCAACGTAAAGGCTTCCACTATGACAACCATGATAAGGTGCATGGAAAACAACGATATAGTAACGAAAGTTCAGGATGAAAACGACAAGAGGGTCACCAGGGTGTCTCTAACTGAAAACGGCATGAAAACAGTGGAAGAAGCAAAAAAAATAATGAGACGGATGGGGCGGGAGGCCTTCAAAGGATTTGAGGATGAAGAAAAGGAAGTACTAAAAGGCCTTTTGTCCAGGATGAAAGCCAATTACATGGAAATCGATTTAAAGGACGACTAAGTACAGTATACGGGGAGCAGACAGGATGATTGAATCGTTGAAATAGAAATGAACTAGGAAGAATAATAAAAGCGACCAAATTGGTCGCTTTTAATTTTAGTAGTTAGTGCTCCTAAGCTCGAAGTGAGCTTGTGGGTGGTCGCAAACAGGACATATCTGGGGAGCTTTTGCTCCTGCATGGACGTGTCCACAGTTTCTGCAGACCCAAACCTGCTCGGAAGGCTTTTCGAAGACAGCCTTGTTCTTTACGTTTTCCAATAGTTTTGTGTATCTCTCCTCGTGAAGCTTCTCGACCTTTGCCACGCCTTCAAATCTGGCTGCCAGATCAGGAAAGCCTTCCTCTCTAGCTGTTTGCGCAAATTCTGCATACATCTCAGTCCACTCGTGGTTTTCACCCTCAGCAGCAGAAAGCAGGTTTTCTTCGGTAGTGCCTATACCGTTAAGGTATTTGAACCAAAGCTTTGCATGTTCTTTTTCATTCCTGGATGTTTCTTCGAAAATGAACTTGATCTGCTCATAGCCTTCTTTTTTTGCAACGCTTGCAAAGTAGTCGTACTTGTTTCTGGCTTGAGACTCACCGGCAAATGCGGTCCATAAGTTTTTTTCTGTTTGTGTTCCCTTTAAATCTTTCATTTGTTGAATCCTCCTGTTGTATTGATTAGGTCTTGACCTTACTCATTTGATTATACCCCGATAAGTTAAGCGCAAACAATAAAAATTATTTTAGCTTTGACTCCAGTTGGCTGTATCCTCCGATGAATTCATCGTCAATGAATACAAAGGGGACAGTTCTCTGCCCTGTGAGTTTTGATAGTTCTTCAAATGTTTCCCTGTCTCCGTCTATGCCGATTTCTACAAAGCTTATGTCCTTTTTCTTCAAAAGGGATAGTGCCTTCCGGCAATAGGGACA
Coding sequences:
- a CDS encoding glutaredoxin family protein, which codes for MKQAKIYTWGYCPYCRKALSLLKKKDISFVEIGIDGDRETFEELSKLTGQRTVPFVFIDDEFIGGYSQLESKLK
- a CDS encoding MarR family winged helix-turn-helix transcriptional regulator; the protein is MYENDVDEKTQSAYMEFSQLLRYHYKRLHVLLEEINIYPGQPPLLFILDKEKGLSQKELAERINVKASTMTTMIRCMENNDIVTKVQDENDKRVTRVSLTENGMKTVEEAKKIMRRMGREAFKGFEDEEKEVLKGLLSRMKANYMEIDLKDD
- the rbr gene encoding rubrerythrin, with the translated sequence MKDLKGTQTEKNLWTAFAGESQARNKYDYFASVAKKEGYEQIKFIFEETSRNEKEHAKLWFKYLNGIGTTEENLLSAAEGENHEWTEMYAEFAQTAREEGFPDLAARFEGVAKVEKLHEERYTKLLENVKNKAVFEKPSEQVWVCRNCGHVHAGAKAPQICPVCDHPQAHFELRSTNY